A window from Theobroma cacao cultivar B97-61/B2 chromosome 3, Criollo_cocoa_genome_V2, whole genome shotgun sequence encodes these proteins:
- the LOC18605320 gene encoding protein DYAD, producing the protein MEKRWHKLDAEAAAATNLTEMMYLKRQAGQTSEDAAMRLCLGRQLLPPSSPDSNLDAVAHIKVGSYYEIDHSKLPHKTPDQLKLVRVIMVSKKSKCSVSLRYPSVCSLRAYFSERNRRKLEAKMLPSLDEQYAMGSELAGDVLYRRIPPHEIATQRNQWSFWVVVFQREQETGKNPSSIPSPSPSIITSYVNVVSKKGLCWSVLKSTGMVRWGRRRQVRFLGRHVEERRELNLSGRVKGEEEEKRNEVDEEKEEEEEDDDDEGEEEEKEIRVSDEENSETDKRKSCKRKRHGASHRTQMPKRAKHEKQNQQITLYKPGKRREVKNSIERWSVQRYNLAEENMLKIMKEKGAIFGNPILRPALRAEARKLIGDTGLLDHLLKHMAGKVAPGGEERFMRRHNSDGAMEYWLESADLMDIRKAAGVQDPYWTPPPGWKLGDNPTLDPVCARELKELREEIARLKKDMLENKKPEEDLVLVTTPNYSVASQNLVHDTTMLFPMKEKYVDLMNRKAKLEEQLAEIAQSLCGLEGEMGKLKSIVEDLNKPESAETTLLIMRSTTPPLSTGRETKEMEKSNKAVLVISDEEEKDSSAAGKTSAVPRTTRNTVTTEDKAAKIERLKSGFRICKPQGTFLWPNMALSGQVVVPLDDQLAIPTPSSVCSSTTTASRLVPSPQEHRPQPTSTVKPLAERRSTVAAVNFSPTAVSRHPPPLPLEATTAQYANSSITPDTTSITTKTTLINLNEVPGNPHDHGFCGSHSQSQTSLSPLTYQRRHLHLTTSTSMPRLMPGKRENEMSQWDGGNHQQQKGCSSPSYHCVSVGAGTWLALSTPSSSMDNNSTRV; encoded by the exons GAGATGATGTACTTGAAAAGGCAAGCAGGACAGACCTCCGAGGACGCCGCAATGAGGCTTTGTTTGGGCAGACAACTACTGCCACCTTCTTCACCAGATTCTAACCTTG ATGCTGTAGCTCACATTAAAGTTGGCTCTTACTACGAAATCGATCACTCGAAGCTTCCCCATAAAACCCCAGACCAACTCAAGTTAGTTCGAGTTATCATG GTGAGCAAAAAGTCTAAGTGCAGCGTGTCATTAAGGTACCCAAGCGTGTGTTCTCTCCGAGCATACTTCAGCGAGAGGAACCGCAGGAAACTGGAGGCAAAGATGTTACCCTCATTGGATGAACAGTACGCAATGGGATCGGAGCTTGCTGGAGATGTTTTATACCGTAGGATCCCACCACATGAAATTGCAACGCAAAGGAATCAATGGAGCTTTTGGGtggtggtttttcaaagggaACAAGAAACAGGGAAGAACCCGAGCTCAATCCCAAGCCCAAGCCCATCTATCATTACCAGCTACGTCAATGTGGTCTCCAAGAAAGGCTTGTGCTGGTCTGTGTTGAAGTCCACGGGGATGGTCCGGTGGGGTCGGCGTAGGCAAGTTCGCTTCCTGGGCCGCCACGTGGAGGAGAGGCGGGAACTGAATTTGTCAGGAAGGGTTAAAGgagaagaggaagagaagCGGAATGAAGTcgatgaagaaaaagaagaagaagaagaagatgatgatgatgaaggggaggaagaagagaaagaaataaggGTTAGCGATGAAGAGAACTCGGAGACAGATAAGAGGAAGAGCTGTAAGAGGAAGCGCCATGGAGCAAGCCACAGGACCCAGATGCCAAAGAGAGCAAAGCATGAAAAGCAGAATCAACAAATCACTCTTTACAAGCCAGGTAAGAGAAGAGAAGTGAAGAACTCCATTGAAAGATGGTCTGTTCAGAG GTATAATTTAGCTGAGGAAAACATGTTGAAGATTATGAAGGAGAAGGGAGCAATATTTGGGAACCCAATCCTTAGGCCAGCATTGAGAGCAGAGGCTAGGAAGCTGATTGGGGACACTGGTTTGTTGGATCATTTGCTGAAGCACATGGCTGGGAAGGTGGCGCCTGGAGGGGAAGAGAGATTCATGAGGCGGCATAATTCCGATGGAGCAATGGAATATTGGTTGGAGAGTGCTGATTTAATGGACATCAGGAAGGCGGCTGGGGTGCAGGATCCTTATTGGACTCCACCTCCTGGTTGGAAGCTTGGTGATAATCCCACCCTGGATCCTGTTTGTGCTAGAGAGCTCAAGGAGCTTAGGGAAGAAATAGCCAGACTGAAAAA AGACATGCTAGAGAACAAGAAGCCCGAAGAAGATCTAGTTCTTGTCACCACCCCAAATTATTCTGTTGCAAGCCAAAACTTGGTTCATGATACTACTATGTTATTTCCAATGAAG GAAAAGTACGTGGATTTGATGAACAGGAAAGCAAAACTTGAGGAACAGCTGGCGGAAATTGCACAATCTTTGTGTGGACTGGAG GGAGAGATGGGGAAGCTAAAATCTATAGTGGAAGATCTAAACAAGCCAGAATCAGCCGAAACAACACTACTAATAATGAGATCAACAACACCACCATTAAGCACTGGAAGAGAGAcaaaagaaatggagaaaaGTAACAAAGCTGTACTGGTAATAtcagatgaagaagaaaaagatagtAGTGCAGCAGGGAAGACCTCAGCAGTGCCAAGAACAACAAGAAACACAGTGACAACAGAGGACAAGGCAGCAAAAATCGAAAGGCTGAAGAGTGGGTTCAGGATATGCAAGCCACAGGGGACCTTCCTATGGCCAAACATGGCCCTGTCCGGTCAGGTTGTGGTTCCACTTGATGACCAGCTTGCGATCCCCACTCCTTCCTCTGTTTGCTCTTCCACTACCACCGCGTCCCGCCTCGTCCCTAGCCCTCAAGAACATAGGCCCCAGCCAACTTCCACAGTCAAACCATTGGCTGAGAGGCGAAGTACTGTTGCTGCTGTCAATTTCTCACCCACAGCTGTCAGCAGACACCCTCCTCCTCTGCCACTGGAGGCCACCACCGCCCAATACGCAAACAGTAGCATCACCCCCGACACAACTAGTATCACCACCAAAACTACTCTCATAAACCTCAACGAGGTCCCTGGCAACCCCCATGACCATGGATTTTGTGGGTCTCACAGTCAAAGCCAAACCTCACTCTCCCCACTCACCTACCAGAGAAGGCATCTTCATTTGACAACCTCTACTTCCATGCCACGA TTGATGCCTGGtaagagagagaatgagaTGAGCCAATGGGACGGAGGCAACCACCAGCAGCAAAAGGGATGCTCCTCACCCTCTTACCATTGCGTGTCAGTGGGAGCAGGAACATGGTTGGCTCTGTCTACTCCTAGCTCTTCCATGGACAATAACTCTACGAGAGTCTAA
- the LOC18605321 gene encoding 8-amino-7-oxononanoate synthase isoform X1, which produces MEANSLWQKWVEQAVSKLESLKLLRSLRPLYLSSVRQEVANVGISNEEEYELFDAVQPWDRSSIEVSISEATYRKWLLEVPSSGDEIVLREGLADDKFGTCQQQFKRLILFSGNDYLGLSSHPAVRKAAAKAVQEYGMGPRGSALICGYTYHHRLLESSLASLKKKEDCLLCPTGFSANMAFMVALGNIATLLAAGNKPSKDEKIAIFSDELNHASIIDGIRLAERQRSVEFFVYKHCDMSHLNALLSSCKMKKKVVVTDSLFSMDGDFAPMVELVELRKKHSFLLVIDDAHGTFVCGKSGGGVAEEFDCERDVDICIGTLSKAAGCQGGFIACSKKWKQLIQSRGRSFIFSTAAPVPLAAAAHAAVIVAKREMWRRRALWDRVQDFRALTGIPISSPIISLIVGSEEKALKASRQLLKSSFHVTAIRPPTVPPNSCRLRIALSAAHTTDDVKKLTAALSSYINFRDIGSNYSLNIYSKL; this is translated from the exons ATGGAGGCGAACAGCTTGTGGCAAAAATGGGTTGAGCAAGCGGTTTCAAAGCTCGAATCTCTCAAACTGCTTCGATCTTTAAGACCCCTTTATCTTTCCAGCGTGCGACAGGAAGTGGCCAATGTTGGAATTTCCAATGAAGAAGAGTACGAGTTGTTCGATGCAGTGCAGCCATGGGATCGTTCCTCCATCGAAGTCTCTATCTCTGAAGCCACTTACCGTAAGTGGCTTCTTGAGGTTCCCAGTTCtg GAGATGAGATTGTCCTTAGAGAAGGATTAGCTGATGATAAATTTGGCACGTGTCAGCAGCAATTCAAGCGGCTAATTTTGTTCTCTGGAAATGATTATTTGGGCTTGAGTTCACATCCAGCAGTTCGAAAAGCGGCTGCAAAG GCAGTCCAAGAGTATGGAATGGGCCCAAGGGGCTCTGCTTTAATCTGTGGATATACTTACCACCATAGATTACTGGAGTCAAGCTTGGCAAGTTTAAAGAAGAAGGAG GATTGTCTTCTTTGTCCTACAGGGTTTTCAGCCAATATGGCATTTATGGTAGCACTTGGAAACATAGCAACTCTCCTTGCGGCAGGCAACAAGCCTTCGAAGGATGAAAAAATTGCCATTTTTTCTGATGAACTGAACCATGCATCAATAATCGATGGTATTCGTCTTGCTGAAAGACAAAGAAGTGTAGAATTCTTTGTATATAAACACTGTGACATGTCCCATCTCAACGCACTGTT ATCAAGTtgcaaaatgaagaaaaaggttGTTGTGACAGATAG CTTGTTTAGCATGGATGGAGACTTTGCACCTATGGTGGAGCTTGTGGAGCTACGCAAGAAGCATAGCTTCTTGTTAGTCATTGATGAT GCACATGGAACATTTGTTTGTGGCAAGAGTGGCGGAGGAGTGGCAGAGGAATTCGATTGTGAAAGAGATGTTGACATATGCATTGGAACTTTGAGCAAGGCAGCAGGTTGTCAAGGTGGATTCATTGCCTGCAG CAAAAAGTGGAAGCAACTCATCCAATCAAGGGGCCGTTCCTTCATATTTTCTACTGCGGCTCCAGTTCCTTTAGCCGCTGCTGCGCATG CTGCTGTTATTGTGGCAAAAAGAGAGATGTGGCGTAGAAGAGCACTTTGGGACCGGGTGCAGGACTTTCGTGCTCTGACTGGAATCCCTATCTCCAGTCCAATAATATCTCTTATTGTGGGAAGCGAAGAGAAAGCCCTGAAAGCTAGCAG GCAGTTGCTGAAATCCAGCTTCCACGTGACTGCAATCAGACCACCAACAGTGCCGCCCAACTCTTGCAG GTTGCGAATCGCTCTGAGTGCAGCACACACAACTGATGATGTGAAGAAGCTCACAGCTGCACTTTCCAGTTACATCAACTTTCGAGATATTGGCAGTAATTATAGCCTCAACATATATTCTAAGCTATAG
- the LOC18605321 gene encoding 8-amino-7-oxononanoate synthase isoform X2 — protein sequence MEANSLWQKWVEQAVSKLESLKLLRSLRPLYLSSVRQEVANVGISNEEEYELFDAVQPWDRSSIEVSISEATYRDEIVLREGLADDKFGTCQQQFKRLILFSGNDYLGLSSHPAVRKAAAKAVQEYGMGPRGSALICGYTYHHRLLESSLASLKKKEDCLLCPTGFSANMAFMVALGNIATLLAAGNKPSKDEKIAIFSDELNHASIIDGIRLAERQRSVEFFVYKHCDMSHLNALLSSCKMKKKVVVTDSLFSMDGDFAPMVELVELRKKHSFLLVIDDAHGTFVCGKSGGGVAEEFDCERDVDICIGTLSKAAGCQGGFIACSKKWKQLIQSRGRSFIFSTAAPVPLAAAAHAAVIVAKREMWRRRALWDRVQDFRALTGIPISSPIISLIVGSEEKALKASRQLLKSSFHVTAIRPPTVPPNSCRLRIALSAAHTTDDVKKLTAALSSYINFRDIGSNYSLNIYSKL from the exons ATGGAGGCGAACAGCTTGTGGCAAAAATGGGTTGAGCAAGCGGTTTCAAAGCTCGAATCTCTCAAACTGCTTCGATCTTTAAGACCCCTTTATCTTTCCAGCGTGCGACAGGAAGTGGCCAATGTTGGAATTTCCAATGAAGAAGAGTACGAGTTGTTCGATGCAGTGCAGCCATGGGATCGTTCCTCCATCGAAGTCTCTATCTCTGAAGCCACTTACC GAGATGAGATTGTCCTTAGAGAAGGATTAGCTGATGATAAATTTGGCACGTGTCAGCAGCAATTCAAGCGGCTAATTTTGTTCTCTGGAAATGATTATTTGGGCTTGAGTTCACATCCAGCAGTTCGAAAAGCGGCTGCAAAG GCAGTCCAAGAGTATGGAATGGGCCCAAGGGGCTCTGCTTTAATCTGTGGATATACTTACCACCATAGATTACTGGAGTCAAGCTTGGCAAGTTTAAAGAAGAAGGAG GATTGTCTTCTTTGTCCTACAGGGTTTTCAGCCAATATGGCATTTATGGTAGCACTTGGAAACATAGCAACTCTCCTTGCGGCAGGCAACAAGCCTTCGAAGGATGAAAAAATTGCCATTTTTTCTGATGAACTGAACCATGCATCAATAATCGATGGTATTCGTCTTGCTGAAAGACAAAGAAGTGTAGAATTCTTTGTATATAAACACTGTGACATGTCCCATCTCAACGCACTGTT ATCAAGTtgcaaaatgaagaaaaaggttGTTGTGACAGATAG CTTGTTTAGCATGGATGGAGACTTTGCACCTATGGTGGAGCTTGTGGAGCTACGCAAGAAGCATAGCTTCTTGTTAGTCATTGATGAT GCACATGGAACATTTGTTTGTGGCAAGAGTGGCGGAGGAGTGGCAGAGGAATTCGATTGTGAAAGAGATGTTGACATATGCATTGGAACTTTGAGCAAGGCAGCAGGTTGTCAAGGTGGATTCATTGCCTGCAG CAAAAAGTGGAAGCAACTCATCCAATCAAGGGGCCGTTCCTTCATATTTTCTACTGCGGCTCCAGTTCCTTTAGCCGCTGCTGCGCATG CTGCTGTTATTGTGGCAAAAAGAGAGATGTGGCGTAGAAGAGCACTTTGGGACCGGGTGCAGGACTTTCGTGCTCTGACTGGAATCCCTATCTCCAGTCCAATAATATCTCTTATTGTGGGAAGCGAAGAGAAAGCCCTGAAAGCTAGCAG GCAGTTGCTGAAATCCAGCTTCCACGTGACTGCAATCAGACCACCAACAGTGCCGCCCAACTCTTGCAG GTTGCGAATCGCTCTGAGTGCAGCACACACAACTGATGATGTGAAGAAGCTCACAGCTGCACTTTCCAGTTACATCAACTTTCGAGATATTGGCAGTAATTATAGCCTCAACATATATTCTAAGCTATAG